The following proteins come from a genomic window of Paenibacillus swuensis:
- a CDS encoding extracellular solute-binding protein — protein MKRNPKMLMLMLALTMSVSMTACSTNQTGNETNKESGANSGEGSNTAAAETLMKNGKFDPPQTMTVGYNTKVMKFKNGETPENNILHDIFKEEKGIEIKPLWTAATDDAYKNKIQLGVAAGEELPDVLVTADATLINQMIEDGMLTDIGPVFDQYAGANLKKAFEQAGPTVWNSVTKDGKRYGLPIIGSKGQVDPVLWFREDWMKKLNLKAPKTLEDLEVVLDAFVNKDPDGNGKKDTYAISAGTKNNMASWMADLGFVFGAYGTAPWDGMWREGEDGKLMYDAIRPENKQALAKLQEWFKKGYMSPNMGVVDEGKGAEDFTSGKAGLIAGPYWLPDWPLSDLLKNVKGAEFKPYALPTGPDGTLVRMTWAPLFGNYIVSKEMEHPEVFIEYLNYIYDEMVDPAYGGKYEHGIAEGYDYAMVDGKPTSNPEQIPGGKVSIFPEYLLTSNVDMPNRIFDSLTYLNGGKEPRTPKEKTLKQDKPKFIEAGAILNSQKETAVVSQYQGPVTQNMIDKGEAIKTMWITDYTKIIYGKESVDYFDTFVKNWKSKGGDEITADVNEWYSEMKTK, from the coding sequence ATGAAACGCAATCCTAAGATGCTCATGCTCATGCTAGCATTGACCATGAGTGTATCGATGACAGCATGTTCTACAAACCAGACTGGTAATGAAACCAATAAGGAATCCGGAGCAAACAGCGGGGAAGGGTCTAATACAGCGGCAGCCGAAACGTTAATGAAGAACGGTAAATTTGATCCGCCGCAAACCATGACCGTAGGCTACAACACGAAGGTCATGAAGTTCAAGAACGGAGAAACGCCGGAGAATAACATTCTTCATGACATTTTTAAAGAGGAAAAGGGAATTGAAATTAAGCCTTTGTGGACGGCGGCAACGGATGACGCTTACAAGAATAAAATTCAATTAGGCGTTGCCGCAGGTGAAGAACTGCCGGATGTATTAGTGACCGCTGACGCGACACTGATTAATCAGATGATAGAAGACGGAATGTTAACGGATATCGGTCCGGTGTTTGACCAGTACGCGGGGGCCAACTTAAAGAAGGCATTTGAGCAGGCGGGTCCAACGGTTTGGAACAGTGTTACCAAGGACGGTAAACGGTACGGCTTGCCGATCATCGGTTCCAAGGGCCAAGTAGATCCGGTGCTTTGGTTCCGTGAGGATTGGATGAAGAAATTAAATCTCAAGGCGCCGAAGACATTGGAAGATCTGGAAGTCGTTCTTGATGCCTTCGTAAATAAGGATCCGGATGGCAACGGTAAGAAAGATACCTACGCCATCTCGGCCGGAACTAAGAATAATATGGCTTCCTGGATGGCCGATCTTGGCTTCGTCTTTGGCGCCTATGGAACCGCTCCCTGGGACGGCATGTGGAGAGAAGGCGAAGACGGTAAACTGATGTATGATGCCATCCGTCCTGAGAATAAACAGGCTTTAGCGAAATTGCAGGAATGGTTTAAGAAGGGATACATGTCTCCTAATATGGGAGTCGTAGATGAAGGAAAAGGGGCGGAGGATTTCACTTCAGGTAAAGCGGGCTTGATTGCAGGCCCCTACTGGCTGCCGGACTGGCCGTTATCCGACCTGCTCAAGAATGTGAAAGGCGCGGAATTTAAACCGTACGCCTTGCCGACGGGTCCGGATGGAACACTAGTGCGTATGACGTGGGCGCCTCTCTTCGGTAATTATATTGTGAGTAAAGAGATGGAGCATCCTGAAGTGTTTATCGAATACCTGAATTATATCTATGATGAAATGGTGGATCCTGCATACGGCGGCAAGTATGAGCATGGCATCGCGGAGGGCTACGATTACGCGATGGTAGACGGTAAACCCACTTCAAACCCGGAACAAATACCGGGCGGAAAAGTAAGCATATTCCCGGAGTATCTCCTGACGTCTAATGTAGATATGCCTAATCGCATTTTCGACTCCCTAACCTATCTTAACGGCGGGAAGGAACCTCGTACACCAAAGGAAAAAACGCTGAAGCAGGACAAGCCCAAATTTATCGAAGCGGGCGCTATTCTAAACTCTCAGAAAGAAACGGCCGTTGTGTCCCAATACCAAGGACCAGTGACTCAGAATATGATTGATAAAGGCGAAGCGATAAAAACGATGTGGATTACCGATTACACGAAAATTATATATGGTAAGGAATCCGTTGATTACTTCGATACTTTCGTGAAAAATTGGAAAAGCAAGGGCGGCGATGAGATCACTGCTGATGTGAATGAATGGTATAGCGAGATGAAAACGAAATAA